The Salvia miltiorrhiza cultivar Shanhuang (shh) chromosome 1, IMPLAD_Smil_shh, whole genome shotgun sequence genome has a window encoding:
- the LOC131006185 gene encoding copper transport protein ATX1-like → MSQTVELKVAMSCQGCVGAVKRVLGKTEGVESFDIDLEKQKVTVKSNIPPETVLQAVSKTGKATSFWEAGEAGAKSA, encoded by the exons ATGTCTCAG ACAGTTGAGCTTAAGGTTGCCATGTCATGTCAAGGCTGTGTCGGAGCGGTGAAGAGGGTTCTTGGAAAGACAGAAG GTGTGGAGTCATTCGACATTGATCTGGAGAAGCAGAAGGTGACCGTGAAGAGCAACATCCCGCCCGAAACAGTTCTTCAGGCCGTGTCGAAGACTGGGAAGGCAACCTCGTTTTGGGAGGCGGGCGAGGCGGGAGCGAAGTCCGCATAG
- the LOC131006184 gene encoding pentatricopeptide repeat-containing protein At4g39530-like, whose product MSLPRLIRSATEKKSIFNGKAIHARVIVSGSGPDVQSSNHLLTMYAKLGYIDYAQKLFDVMPARNLVTWTSLISAYSQMGLSEKALDCFREMVLEDGIAPNDYTYVAAISACAQVRALRSGKEIHSRICRMEENVNSFVNNSLVNFYGKCGSLKPARLVFETISEPNAVSCVSLITSYTQSGENEEGLRIFLRSLRIGVKINEFSYVSILHACAALQILDVGKQIQAMAVKSGVRMDQFVVTCLVNFYAKCGDLELARRALREAEKPSMTAWTALIGGCVHLGRSREAIGLFHEMLWAGLKPSEQTFASVLGAFSRDGEAKGGMQLHSLIVKLGVKSFTFVSNALLDFYAKIGCLDESFKAFSEMDVCDNVSWNALLAGCVDSGCYEVATRVIRSMLLEGHEPDIYTYSTLLRVCGSLPAAEWGKQAHCRVIKPRLDANVVVGSALVDMYAKCGRVHDARRVFDTLPRKNLVSWNAMIGGYAQHGYAREALEIFGAMLRNGVKPNDITYLGVLSSCGQAGAVEEALHHFGAMASEFGITPRADHLACVVGLLARKGQTREACDFVRSFGGAVNKVVWRSLLSGCVINRDLEMARYAAEKILCIDPKDASAHVMLSNAYADSDMWSEASEMRRLMEEKTVKKEAGYSWT is encoded by the coding sequence ATGTCATTGCCTCGCCTCATTCGATCAGCCACTGAGAAAAAATCGATCTTCAATGGCAAAGCAATTCATGCTCGGGTCATCGTGTCCGGGTCGGGCCCAGATGTCCAAAGCAGCAACCATTTGCTCACGATGTACGCGAAACTCGGCTACATCGATTACGCCCAGAAACTGTTCGACGTAATGCCTGCGAGAAACCTCGTCACTTGGACTTCACTTATTTCCGCTTATTCCCAAATGGGGCTCTCGGAAAAGGCCTTAGATTGCTTCAGAGAAATGGTTCTTGAAGATGGGATCGCTCCAAATGATTACACTTATGTTGCAGCTATCTCGGCTTGTGCTCAAGTAAGGGCGTTGAGGAGTGGAAAAGAGATACATTCGAGGATTTGTAGAATGGAGGAAAATGTTAATAGCTTTGTGAATAATAGCTTGGTTAACTTCTATGGTAAATGCGGGTCGTTGAAGCCGGCTAGATTAGTGTTTGAGACCATTTCTGAGCCAAATGCTGTTAGCTGTGTGTCTCTAATCACTAGCTACACGCAGAGTGGGGAGAATGAGGAGGGATTGAGGATCTTCTTGAGGTCATTGAGGATTGGGGTGAAGATTAACGAGTTTTCGTATGTGAGCATATTACACGCTTGTGCTGCATTGCAGATTTTGGATGTTGGGAAGCAAATCCAAGCAATGGCTGTGAAATCTGGTGTTAGGATGGATCAATTTGTCGTCACGTGCTTGGTTAACTTCTATGCAAAATGTGGCGATTTGGAGCTGGCGAGGAGGGCGCTGAGGGAGGCAGAGAAGCCGAGTATGACAGCTTGGACCGCGTTGATTGGGGGATGTGTGCATCTTGGTAGAAGCAGAGAGGCTATTGGTCTTTTCCACGAGATGCTTTGGGCTGGCCTGAAACCGAGTGAGCAGACATTTGCATCCGTGCTTGGAGCCTTTAGTAGGGATGGGGAAGCCAAAGGCGGGATGCAGCTCCACTCCTTGATCGTGAAGTTGGGAGTCAAGTCGTTTACTTTTGTCTCCAACGCGCTGCTGGATTTCTACGCGAAGATTGGCTGCTTAGATGAGTCCTTCAAGGCCTTCTCTGAGATGGATGTGTGCGACAATGTTAGTTGGAACGCTTTACTAGCTGGCTGTGTCGACTCTGGTTGCTACGAGGTAGCAACCAGAGTCATCCGTAGCATGCTGTTGGAGGGGCACGAGCCGGATATCTACACGTATTCAACTCTTCTGCGCGTCTGTGGCAGCCTCCCTGCAGCCGAGTGGGGGAAGCAAGCTCACTGCCGCGTGATCAAGCCTAGGCTAGACGCCAACGTGGTGGTTGGGAGCGCTCTAGTGGACATGTACGCCAAGTGTGGGCGAGTGCACGATGCAAGGAGAGTTTTCGACACACTCCCAAGAAAGAATCTTGTTTCGTGGAACGCCATGATTGGAGGCTATGCTCAGCATGGATACGCCAGAGAAGCATTGGAAATCTTTGGTGCTATGCTGAGGAATGGAGTGAAACCGAACGACATCACATACCTCGGAGTGCTGTCTTCGTGTGGGCAGGCCGGAGCAGTGGAGGAAGCATTGCATCACTTTGGAGCAATGGCTTCGGAGTTTGGCATCACACCGAGGGCTGATCACTTGGCCTGCGTGGTCGGGCTGTTGGCACGAAAGGGGCAGACGAGAGAGGCTTGTGATTTCGTGAGGAGCTTTGGTGGGGCTGTGAATAAGGTGGTGTGGAGAAGCCTTCTATCTGGCTGTGTGATTAACAGAGATTTGGAGATGGCGAGATATGCTGCTGAGAAAATTTTATGCATTGATCCAAAAGATGCATCGGCTCATGTGATGCTGTCGAATGCGTATGCCGATTCGGATATGTGGAGCGAAGCATCGGAGATGAGGAGATTGATGGAGGAGAAGACGGTGAAGAAGGAAGCTGGTTATAGCTGGACTTAG
- the LOC131013219 gene encoding probable disease resistance protein RXW24L, translated as MRNSVFTDAYNEISKVLFPSYDYLPQYLKMPFLYIGVFPLDYDIPISKIINMLANEGWFHNTNTKQSLEDFVWKCVHELCTNRNLALYERSAIYRVWWRINNRKYKTCRLHSSWRYVCRREARKNKFYHVLKKLVDGSVDIVKGQRCLCLENNILFGIKDFCNSVRLNCPSSTRSLLYFDPYHQYPISIGDDFKLLGKLDALNLRLYTFPTEILTLVLLKYLALTCNGNIPTTISKLFNLRVLIIHPHNNITSCIAPSYVPIQIWDMQDLEHIEILGKSLVAPCHSASLKNLLTFVGVNTSIYTILELSKKVPCIRKLGVRIEMAPYDDHSDLLSCFGCISTLGSLETLQCSIINHVVKYDYVFPSPFMLPSGLKKLHLSGMGCSWEYMDVIGSLPFLEVLKLRAYAFR; from the coding sequence ATGCGGAATTCAGTCTTCACGGATGCATATAATGAGATATCAAAGGTACTTTTCCCAAGTTACGACTACTTACCTCAATATCTTAAAATGCCTTTTCTGTATATAGGAGTCTTCCCTCTAGATTATGACATCCCCATCTCCAAGATCATTAATATGTTGGCTAATGAGGGCTGGTTTCACAACACAAACACAAAGCAATCTTTGGAGGATTTTGTCTGGAAATGTGTGCACGAGCTTTGTACGAATAGGAATCTTGCTTTGTACGAAAGGAGTGCCATTTACAGGGTTTGGTGGAGGATTAATAATCGCAAGTATAAAACTTGTCGCCTTCATTCTTCTTGGCGGTATGTGTGTAGACGAGAGGCTCGGAAGAATAAGTTTTATCATGTCTTAAAGAAGCTTGTTGATGGCTCAGTAGATATTGTGAAAGGTCAGCGTTGCTTGTGTCTCGAAAATAACATTTTATTTGGCATCAAAGACTTCTGCAACTCTGTGAGATTGAATTGTCCATCCTCTACACGTTCTCTTCTTTACTTTGATCCATACCACCAATATCCAATCTCAATAGGTGACGATTTCAAGTTGCTTGGGAAACTAGATGCTCTTAATCTACGTTTGTACACTTTCCCAACAGAAATTCTTACACTAGTCCTACTAAAGTACCTTGCTCTAACTTGCAATGGAAACATCCCTACAACCATATCCAAACTTTTCAACCTTCGAGTCTTGATTATCCATCCACATAACAACATTACAAGTTGTATAGCTCCATCTTATGTACCAATACAAATATGGGATATGCAAGATTTAGAGCATATTGAGATATTGGGGAAGAGCCTTGTAGCTCCATGTCATTCCGCTTCTTTGAAAAACCTCTTAACATTTGTAGGTGTGAATACCAGCATTTATACTATCTTGGAACTCTCCAAAAAAGTTCCTTGTATAAGGAAATTAGGAGTTCGGATCGAGATGGCGCCCTATGATGACCATAGTGACCTTTTAAGTTGCTTTGGTTGTATTTCAACACTTGGAAGTTTGGAGACACTACAATGTAGCATCATAAATCATGTGGTCAAGTACGATTATGTTTTTCCTAGTCCATTTATGTTGCCATCCGGATTGAAAAAGTTACATTTGAGTGGCATGGGTTGTTCTTGGGAATACATGGATGTGATTGGCTCTTTGCCATTTCTTGAAGTGCTCAAATTGCGAGCCTACGCCTTCCGGTGA